One region of Clavibacter michiganensis subsp. tessellarius genomic DNA includes:
- the treY gene encoding malto-oligosyltrehalose synthase, producing MRTPISTYRFQVRESFDLAAVAAQLPYVKDLGADWVYLSPILTAEPGSDHGYDVVDHAQVDPTRGGAAGLKAVADRAHELGMGVLVDIVPNHVGVATPVESLWWWDLLTHGTASRYAEAFDVDWDFGRGKVRIPVLGDGESELDELKLVRGDDGTVELRYYDTRYPVAPGTAEDDADARTVHERQSYELINWRRADAELNYRRFFAVNTLAGIRVELPRVFEESHAEISRWFREGLADGLRVDHPDGLLDPQGYLDDLARITGGAYVLVEKILEPGETLPTDWATAGTTGYDALAEIDRVLVDPDGQVELDHLEASLRGLPQGELTSWADMIRGTKRGIADGILRSEVLRLERLVEDAPADAADAIAELLATFPVYRSYLPGGLAHLEEAAEAARTSRPDLVATIDALMPQLSDPSTLVAQRFQQTSGMVMAKGVEDTAFYRYSRLVSLNEVGADPSIFAIDVDDFHARQLERHRIAPHAMTTLSTHDTKRGEDVRARIDVLSETPEAWRDALEKLREVAPTGDGPFDNLLWQTLVGTWPASRERLHAYAEKASREAGDSTTWTAPDEAFEERMHGLVDAAFDDPRARTIVAGLYDRLSGPGWSNALAAKAIQLTAPGMPDVYQGSELWETSLVDPDNRREVDFGTRRAALDAVLAGAEPAIDETGAAKLLVTARALRLRRDHPELFTGYEPLHAAGDAAAHVIAFDRGGAITVATRLPVGLESGGGWGSTTITLPDGELVDHVSGRRLDGGRVSVAALLADYPVAILAPATTAADATPGS from the coding sequence TTGAGAACCCCCATCTCCACCTACCGGTTCCAGGTGCGGGAGTCCTTCGACCTCGCCGCCGTGGCCGCGCAGCTGCCGTACGTGAAGGACCTCGGCGCGGACTGGGTGTACCTCAGCCCGATCCTCACGGCCGAGCCCGGATCCGACCACGGCTATGACGTGGTCGACCACGCGCAGGTGGACCCGACGCGCGGCGGGGCGGCGGGCCTCAAGGCCGTCGCCGACCGCGCCCACGAGCTCGGCATGGGCGTGCTGGTGGACATCGTCCCGAACCACGTCGGCGTCGCCACCCCGGTGGAGAGCCTCTGGTGGTGGGACCTGCTGACCCACGGCACCGCGAGCCGGTACGCCGAGGCCTTCGACGTCGACTGGGACTTCGGGCGCGGCAAGGTCCGGATCCCCGTGCTCGGCGACGGCGAGTCCGAGCTCGACGAGCTGAAGCTCGTGCGCGGCGACGACGGCACCGTCGAGCTCCGCTACTACGACACCCGCTACCCCGTCGCGCCCGGCACGGCCGAGGACGACGCGGACGCCCGCACGGTGCACGAGCGCCAGTCCTACGAGCTGATCAACTGGCGCCGCGCCGACGCCGAGCTCAACTACCGCCGCTTCTTCGCGGTCAACACGCTCGCGGGCATCCGCGTCGAGCTGCCGCGCGTCTTCGAGGAGTCGCACGCGGAGATCTCGCGCTGGTTCCGCGAGGGCCTCGCCGACGGCCTCCGGGTCGACCACCCGGACGGCCTGCTCGACCCCCAGGGCTACCTCGACGACCTGGCGCGCATCACGGGCGGCGCCTACGTGCTCGTGGAGAAGATCCTCGAGCCCGGCGAGACGCTGCCCACCGACTGGGCGACCGCCGGCACGACGGGCTACGACGCGCTCGCGGAGATCGACCGCGTGCTCGTCGACCCCGACGGCCAGGTCGAGCTCGACCACCTCGAGGCGTCGCTCCGCGGCCTGCCGCAGGGCGAGCTCACGAGCTGGGCCGACATGATCCGCGGCACCAAGCGCGGCATCGCCGACGGGATCCTCCGCAGCGAGGTCCTCCGGCTCGAGCGCCTCGTGGAGGACGCCCCGGCCGACGCCGCCGACGCCATCGCCGAGCTGCTCGCGACCTTCCCCGTCTACCGCAGCTACCTGCCCGGCGGGCTCGCGCACCTCGAGGAGGCGGCCGAGGCCGCGCGCACCAGCCGCCCCGACCTCGTCGCGACCATCGACGCGCTGATGCCCCAGCTCTCCGACCCGTCCACGCTCGTCGCGCAGCGCTTCCAGCAGACGAGCGGCATGGTCATGGCCAAGGGCGTGGAGGACACCGCGTTCTACCGCTACTCGCGCCTCGTCTCCCTCAACGAGGTCGGCGCGGACCCGTCGATCTTCGCGATCGACGTCGACGACTTCCACGCGCGCCAGCTGGAGCGCCACCGCATCGCGCCGCACGCGATGACGACGCTCTCGACGCACGACACGAAGCGCGGCGAGGACGTGCGCGCCCGCATCGACGTGCTCTCCGAGACGCCCGAGGCCTGGCGCGACGCGCTCGAGAAGCTCCGCGAGGTCGCGCCCACCGGCGACGGCCCGTTCGACAACCTGCTCTGGCAGACGCTCGTCGGCACCTGGCCGGCGTCGCGCGAGCGCCTGCACGCGTACGCCGAGAAGGCGTCCCGCGAGGCCGGCGACTCGACCACGTGGACCGCGCCCGACGAGGCCTTCGAGGAGCGCATGCACGGGCTCGTCGACGCCGCCTTCGACGACCCGCGCGCCCGCACGATCGTGGCCGGGCTCTACGACCGGCTCTCCGGCCCCGGCTGGTCGAACGCGCTGGCGGCCAAGGCCATCCAGCTGACCGCCCCCGGCATGCCCGACGTCTACCAGGGCAGCGAGCTGTGGGAGACGAGCCTCGTGGATCCGGACAACCGCCGCGAGGTCGACTTCGGCACGCGCCGCGCCGCGCTCGACGCGGTCCTCGCGGGCGCCGAGCCCGCGATCGACGAGACGGGCGCCGCCAAGCTCCTCGTCACCGCCCGCGCGCTCCGCCTCCGCCGCGACCACCCGGAGCTCTTCACGGGCTACGAGCCGCTGCACGCCGCCGGCGACGCCGCGGCGCACGTGATCGCCTTCGACCGCGGCGGCGCGATCACCGTGGCCACCCGCCTGCCCGTCGGGCTGGAGTCCGGCGGCGGATGGGGATCGACCACCATCACGCTGCCCGACGGCGAGCTCGTCGACCACGTGAGCGGGCGCCGGCTCGACGGCGGACGCGTGTCCGTCGCCGCGCTGCTCGCCGACTACCCGGTCGCGATCCTCGCGCCCGCCACCACCGCCGCCGACGCCACCCCCGGGAGCTGA